Below is a window of Paramisgurnus dabryanus chromosome 20, PD_genome_1.1, whole genome shotgun sequence DNA.
CTGTAAGATGACATGtacttgcaaagttacttatagtcAGTGTAATGTTTTTGTTAAGGGATTGTCAAATATTAACATAGAGAGATAGTCCATACTGTACTGTCTATACTATACTGACTGGTACTTGACAAGATGTTGCAGAGGTATTTATAATTTGTAGAATatataaagtggactatcaaaataatgtAATAACATTTTTTCAAGTGTTTGCTTGATTGCATTGCCTCAGAAGGAATAAAGGTtgcatgtttttctttgagcCTTATGATAACCGAATTTTTGCCACCATTTAGTTTCCTGCAGTACTCTCAGTTGAGATTGTTCAAAAGATACTCACATCCTCCTATGAAGCTCTTCCTCTGACCTTCTCTGAGGATCTTCGTCAGCTGGTAAAAGACACACTTCAACCTGATCCAGCATGCCGTCCATCTGTCAGCGAGATCTTGACCAGaccttttattattaattatctTCGAGAAAAGGTGAGCTACCCCACTAATTTTTCATACAATTTACTATTAAAAGTGCATACTGGCACTGGTTCTAAACAAAATGGAAAGCATTGAAGAAAtctgtaatttttttacagatCTTGCAAACTATTACAACTCTTAATAGGAAACTAGAGGACCTAAGAGCACTAGCTAATGATTTGGAAAGAGTCCATTTCAACACAACTGTAGGCAGTCTCGCGGGAGGTGTAGTGGGATTGGCTGGAGGAATCACATCTGTGGTGGGACTTTTTCTCTCGCCTTTCACTTTTGGAGCGTCTCTGATAGTAACAGGAGTGGGAATCGGCACGGCAGTAGCTGGAGGAGTAACTGCTGGTGCCTGCAACATAACAAACATGGTTAACCAGAGCACAAACCGGGATAAGATGAAAATGCTCATTAAAGAGTTCCATGAAAAGATTACCTCCACAGTTTGCTGCATCGAAAACCTCCAAATAGCTGTGgacactttaaaaaaacagttttcCACAAGCGATGATGCATTTTCCAATGCACAACCAGGGGCAAATGCTGGAGCTCGACTTGGACGAGGACTGGGAGGAATTCCAGAGATTATCCGTGTGATTGAAGTTGCAAATGTTGGGAAGGTGGCAGTTCAGACCGCAAGAGCCGTTCGTGTGGCTGAAGCGGCTACAGGTGTTTTGTCTGCACTTTTTGTAGCTGTTGATGTCTTCTTTGTGTTTCTCGACTCTAAAGAAATCCACAACATCCGTCAAGATTATGCTTTAAGAGAGAGTCGACAAGCATCAGCATCCACCAGCAACCAAAGCACTGACCAGACATCAAATAACAGCGACACAACAAATCTATTGGCAGAAGAGCTGAAGTCTGAGACCAtgaaatttgtgacaaaaataaAGGAGACGACAGAGGAGCTTCAGACAATTCTGGATGCACTGCAAGACGCAATGGAACCAAACAACGACAACTAAGAATTAGTTAGTAAAGATCAGTATGTTTTTCAGTCATAGATTGATTATAGTTGAAGCAATGGTTAGGTTTGTTAGTAAGTTAGTATTATAGTTAGTATTATTTGTTAGTATTTTAGGTGTAGCAACTAGAATTGTTAGTAAAGCTCAATTTGTTCTTTAGTTAGATTGATAATAGTTGTAGCAACTCTTAGGGAATTATTACTGTATATTCTGGGTTTCCATGACAAAATACCTTATAAAATATTTGATTGCTAGTTTTAATATTGCTTAGAGAAACTTTCTTAGAAGCTATAAAAGAAGCATTTCAGCTTGATGTACTCCTATTTAATTATGTTAAGAATGGCAATTCTTGCCTTTATTTCCTTGATGTTTAGGAAATCAGAAAACATGAGCACCTTTTCCTGTTTGTTTATATGTTTGTGGCTGCTTAATGTAATTTTCTTTCACTtgtactaaaataaatatatcacCAAAAATGCAAGCTTCtctgtttttattcattttacaaCATTTTAACAGACACATTAAGTTATAGCATTACTTGTTTTTATCATGACATGAAATCATTATGTATTATGTAAAATAATACATAATCCCGTGTAGTGACACCCCCTCCCCAGTTTTAGAACCACTGCTTTACTCAATACTTGCATCAAGCTTTCACACATGGATTGGGAAATTTTCtgctattttttacaaattctcTTAAAGCTAGGATAGGTAATGTTAGAGAGGTAGCAAAATTAGAAAATGGCACCTCTTCTAAGCTACACCCCCTCTCGTTAGCACTCCGTCCAAAGCTACGCCCCCACAAACATGAACGCGCATCCACAGTCGGAGTCAGCTGCAGGTCACAGGAAAACCGAGTATTTCAACACATTATAGGCATCAACCAAACGacttcatgtctcattcacctgtAACTCAACTGATTTACACCGACAGAGAATCTAATGTTAGCATTGGGCTAATACTAGCTACAAAAATAGCTACGTTGCCTAACGTAACATTTATCATGGAAATAACAAATCCCCCcgaagcaaaacaaattattacctGTTCAGCAGAAAGACCGCAACCTCGGCATCGCTTTTCAGGCCCTTCAGCTCCCTCAGTTGTCTCCACCGTTCAAATGCTCCACCGATGTTTACGCGAGTTTGTCCTCTGGCTTTATCCAGTACCTGTTTAGTTGCAGCCTTTTCTGCctcagattttctttttctaggTTTTTTATTAGGGCGAGCAGTTACCAGCAAAGCTGGCAGTGGTAGTTTTGGCTGCTTTTTATCTTCCATTGTGCCGGTGCCGCAAACTCCTGCTTACTCTGTGTAGTGTTCAGGGTGACGATGACGTGATTAGTGCACGCAGGGCAGCGCGCGCAGTGGGGCTGGGCCACGAGACATGAAGGCATCTGATTGGTTCTTTACACACGCACCGAATGGCAGTGATTGGTCGGAGTTTTTACTGTCCTGCAGCTGCTACAGAGGTCTGATTGTTTTCATTCCGTTTTCTGaacacataatgtattgactaCTCTCAGGATAGAAGGACCATTTCACCcagtataataaaaaatgtatctgaaCAGGATTACCTACGCTAGCTTTAAGCTCGAACAGGTTGGATGTAGATCACAAAAAAACATGCGAGAAGTGAAATGGGAAATGACatgaaaaaacaaataaaacagaaattgtTTGATTGAAAAAAGGTCAGAAAGAAATTAGAAATTTCACCCGCTCTGAAAAACCCAGAAAAGGGAAAAAAACTAAGAATATGAGTGAAAGAAAAGATCAGTAGATGGGTACTTCAACCCATGCCTTGCTCTTATTGGTTGTAGCTCATTGTGACATTAGAGGAAGTTGTCTACCATCTGCAAGGTGTCAGCAAGACTCTTAAATGCATTGATCGTTGACTAGTTCACACAAAGATTGTCGAGTGCTGTTCATACTCTGATTTGCTCACAATCACAGCACAACCTTTTGGCAAACTCGATGACTTGCAAATCTGTCTTAAATCTGACTTAAAATCCTGTAGTGTGAACTTGCCATTATGGTCATTGTAATGTTGGAAGAGGTCCGATAACTTGATTGTGTTGAGGTATAAAGGTATATGATATTTAGTATACGATTTCTCAATGTAATTACCAATATTAATGATTTTCTTGACCACTCAATAATCTGATGTCATCTTGAGGTCACATACTGAAACTCAAGTATGTATTTATGATCATCAACAAAGATTTGTTTTGGATATTGTAAGGTGGTGCCAAACCCTGACAAAAGATATTTGTAAGTCCAGCACCAAATGGCTGATCCCAGAGGGAACTATTttgagcccttttcacacagagattccgtaaaatacacgggacaggcatcctggatttttccggaatagttagagtttttgttcattcacactgccaagattacacggcatctgatggtcccggaaagacacgtgacctgttgaaagtcccgccctctcttctacgcagcttctgaagtttgcaaagtatttattattcctctctccagaaacaactcgtgtgcatttttgttaataataagactacaaaggagcgcgtgaacgcacagttctatgctgttgaatgatctcagcttcagaatggatatttgacaagctccctgatctctactttaatacagttttcagacatttctcattgtgattgtttatatgcatttaaaacccgcattttgaggagctgaacgatatatcttggtgggatgacgcgcgggtattttagtttattatagctcaaatgagcacgtgacgcaatattcttttatgctgctgaattatctccgtttcaacgcagtaaatgacaagctaacttacctgatatctgcttcagtccagtttgctgacatttctcatcgtgaatgTTGTTAATTccttattttaaagagttgaacgaACTTAGTGTTGCCATGCtacgtcctcactacggcacgtgcgtcattgtttatgcgtctcatttataATTTCCTGaaaactgcttcaatctagtttgcaacatttctcgtggtgaatgtttatatgcatgttatctctcgttgtaaggagctgaaccataacttgtgttacgacacgcccattacggcattcttgcggcttcttgttcacacagagggttatccgggtatctgactaggtcctctttccggcaacgatcccagaagattaacgggacgagtttttgttcacacagacgcttgtctggcaattttacgggtattttctgggaccaaaggtctgtgtgaatggggtttaacAAAGACACTACATTCTGGTAAGAAACTAGAATGATCTAATCAAGCTCATATATACCTCAAAGACAATTACCCTTTTTTTAGAACACAGAGGATCTAAAAGATCTAATCAAATTTTGATCAGCTATCCCACTGTGCAAAGACAGAAGTCTCACACCTCACCAACCTTATCTCCCCCTCTCCTCATGGTCTTAGAACACACTGCAAATGGAATGCTACATGCTCAAAGTATCTAAAACTGGTCTTGTTTGGTATCATATGAAATGTTTCAATGggtttattaatatgacaacagaattcaatgttaaagtgTAACAATAAAAGTAAGAAAACGTCACCCAATGTGACACCTCCTACCTTAGACATGTTAACCAATCACCCACTTTATACATATTTGGCAACACCCCTGAATTCACAGGATCCAATCAGTACCAAATCCCTATGCTTTGTTctctctggatatttaaggAAAGTTTGTAAATAGTTCAGTGGGATTTTCTATATTCAGAAAGGAACAGAATATTCAGAAGGTTTTCGTTTGATTGTTTTGTATTTGAACTGAGATATAAATTGGGTTCTGAATTGTGTTTTTCCtatctggttaataaattgttatgttTGCATTCATTCTAATCTGCTAGGTATTATTGGCTCCTCTAAGTTACTATAAAGTATTACAATGGGAACTTTTAGCAAGAGATCGCAGGAGTGGCATTGTTAAACTGCTTTGGCCATAACCTCTAGTACGGTCGAGTTTGTGTTGGTAACCTGTACAACGGCCAATGTGGACCGATACGGCATTGGTAATCGAATAAATGAGTTCAATATAAATATGAGTTATATAGAATGATCAAACTTTTATCCAAATTCCATAATTATCTATGTGATTCATATTACGAACAAGATTTTATCTTTTGGAGTCAGATAAAACAACCTAAATGTTGGCCAAACCGTCATTTTTAAGCACCCTAAAAGACGGGACGCCAGGACCCTTTGCCATGCCGGTTGGTTTCCTCCATTGGGCCAGACGgatgaatatatatattattttacccTTACAATATCTTGTTTAAATTAGGCATGTTCAGGCATAAAGCTCAAGTCCAAAAACAATCATAAGTAACTGTGCTTTTAGTTTGCCTGTGTGAATGTATCATTTCACATTCATTGATGTCCTTACATGTCTGTCCATTGCTTTGGTAGCCAGGTTTGCAGATGCAGCTCTAGATACCTGGTAATTTTTGCAGCCAAAGAAAGTGGAGAATACACCAGGACTCTGAACACCTATCTATGCCTAGACAAGCATTGCATGTGCACACATAGGAGCTGGTGTTGTTGGTGCAGGTGGAATTTCAGTGGCAAATACCTGGCAGAGAACATTCATTATTATCAGTGCACTGAAAGCCATTTCCTCTGAAAACCAATTTGCAACTGCAGTTTCGTCCTCATTCTCTGTTTGTGCAAACTGCACTGTGTAGTAGATATCTGTCAGGACCCCATTACCAGAACCATCAACTTCATCATTCACTCCTCCCACATTCCCCCGAATACTAATCACCATCAGCTGTGCCACATCACCATATCCCTTTAAATACCTCACCTTCACTCTCAGTCCCCGTCTGGTCTCATCGCAAGAAAGCTAGACTCACCCGCTACACTTACCTGGATATTCCCTGTGCTCTTCATCCCCAAACCGACCGCTCAGATCATCATCCACTCCTGCTATCAGAGACATTGTTAACCTTCAGCTAAGTGCTCATACTATCTGCCATATCTATATACTCACCTGTCTGCTCTATATCTCTGTATGTGTTACAATAAAGAAAATTTCTACATACCTTCAGTCACCTTCCTGGTTCACCCCGTGATAGAAGACCAGACCACAGAATGCAAAACACCACTGAGGCCGAGGGGAGCCTGCTCGCGATCCCTTCGCGGAGTTGGTGCAGGCTGTCCATTTGTCTTTGCTTCCATCACCACCCAGTCATCCTCCTGCTGTACCTGTAGATCTACTTCATTCAGTCCGTCTACATTTACTttcttaaaacccagctgcctCTTCAGCTGCCTTTGCTAGTCCCATGGCCAGTGAGGTGGAGGATTGCAGCGGCTTTCTGCTTCAGGTATCGTTGTATTTCCAAATGGAATCTCATCTATATTCCAATGATACTGAACGAGTGGCATTCATAATTTCCCTGCTGTCTGGATGGGCACTCCTTTGGGCTCAATCCATATGGAATTTTAATTCCGCAGTAATTCAATCTCTATCCAGTTTTCTCCAGCATTTCAAAGAAGTGTTTGGCCAAACTATGTCAGATCTCTCCGTCCATGATTCTCTCTTCAATCTACATATGCATTACAATTACGTACTCGAGCGGCTGCCAGGGGATGGAATGAAACTGCCCTCGTCACTGCTTTTCGTTATGGACTGAACCCTCATATCCGCCAACTCAAAGTGGTTTATGAAGATTCCATGGGTTTAAAAACCCTCATTCAGAAAACCATCTGTGTATCTCAATGTCTGTCCGCCAATGACGAAGTGCCAACTGCTTCTAATAAAGACTGAAGCAGTTGGGACTGTGCTATCGGCCTGTTTCCTGAAGCCTCTTTACCCAAGGGTCGTATCTACCCCCTGTCTATTCCCGAACAGAAGGCCATGGAGGAGTATGTGAAGGAAGCTCTTAACCAACAGTTCATCCGACCATCTACATCCCCTGCCGCTTCCAGTTTTTTCTTCTTGGCCAAGAAGGACGGAGGTTTGAGACCCTGTATTAATTATCGTCATCTCAATTCTCAGACTCTAAAGTTCAGGTATCCCCTTCCTCTGGTCCCTGCTGCCTTGGAACAGATGCAAGGAGCCCTTATCTTCTCAAAACTGGACTAAAGAAGTGCTTACCATCTAATCCGCATCTGTCGAGGAGACGAATGGAAAACTGCCTTCGTGACCGTCCTCAGGCCACTATGAATAACAGGTCATGCCCTTCGGATTATCCAACTCACGTTCTGTATTCCAGGGATACATGAACAAGTTCCTCTGTGAGTACCAGAACAAGTTCGCCATCGTCTACATAGACGACATATTAATCTATTCAAAAACTCTTACTCAACATCATCACCATGTAACCCTTGTACTGGAGAAACTATGTGAGCACCAACTGTACCTTAAACTAGAAAAATGTGAGTTGCATACCCGTTCTGTTCTGTTTTTAGGGTACATGGTCGATCAACAAGGTGTACAAATGGACCAGAGGAAGGTGGAAACCATTCACAACTGGCCCATAACCATTACTGTGAAGGATTTACAAAAATTCCTTGTATTCGCTAACTTTTACCAGAGATTTTTTAAGAATTACAGTCACATCAGCGCTCTACTCACCTCATCTTTAAAAGGGGCTCCCAAGAATCTCACTCTGTCTCTCGAAGCCAAAGATGCCTTCCGTCTTCTCAAAGAAGCCTTCCTGTCGGCCCCCATCCTTGTGCATCCAGATCCTGATCTCCCTTTTATCGTTGAGGTTGATGCTTCATCCTTCGGAGTGGGAGCTATCCTCCCT
It encodes the following:
- the LOC135787383 gene encoding uncharacterized protein, which produces MGNSLTALNERGYTLVSKEKNKILVKNEGGDQFVIKKLSTNQDEINVLLKLSHPHIVHHKEIITDSDCLYLLLQHCEGGDLAQTIINKKKETDTFSENEILDWIVNICMALKNLHDQQILHKNLQPESIFLTACGTIRLGEFGVVHQWSIEEPAAENKPSCAAPETLNGKPYEEKTEIWMLGCVIYELCMLKCAFPAVLSVEIVQKILTSSYEALPLTFSEDLRQLVKDTLQPDPACRPSVSEILTRPFIINYLREKILQTITTLNRKLEDLRALANDLERVHFNTTVGSLAGGVVGLAGGITSVVGLFLSPFTFGASLIVTGVGIGTAVAGGVTAGACNITNMVNQSTNRDKMKMLIKEFHEKITSTVCCIENLQIAVDTLKKQFSTSDDAFSNAQPGANAGARLGRGLGGIPEIIRVIEVANVGKVAVQTARAVRVAEAATGVLSALFVAVDVFFVFLDSKEIHNIRQDYALRESRQASASTSNQSTDQTSNNSDTTNLLAEELKSETMKFVTKIKETTEELQTILDALQDAMEPNNDN